The Pseudoalteromonas carrageenovora IAM 12662 DNA window AGGGTTTTCAAGCTTGGCACCCATTTCTAGGCGGTAAGCTTGCATTAAATCAAGTGGTTTCAATAACCCATATAAACCAGAAAGAATGCGTAAATGGCTTTGAGCATACTCTAGGTTACTCGCGGTAAGTGTGGCGGCATTTAAACCACCGTATACATCGCCGTTAAAGGCAAGTACTGCTTGTTTAGCATTACTTTGTGTAAACGGCTGCGCCCACTCACTAAAGCGTGCTGCGTTAAGCCCAGAGAGCTTATCGCTAATTTTCATTAGGCTGCCAATTTGCGCTGGTGTTAGTTCTCGGCATACTTTCATGAGCTCTTCGCTGTGCTCTAGTAATTCAGGCTGAGTGAACTTGTCTGTTGCGGGTGGCGTGTCGTAATCAAGATTTTTTGCTGGTGAAATAACAGTGATCATAGTTAGCTATTGACTTGTAATTTATTTAATGTCAATTTCAACATTAAATGAAACGAAAAGCACGTTTTGTTTAAATAAATCCTCCCTTAAATAACTCATACATCGCCGTTATTCTATTGATAAGGACATAAGACCTATCAAGCATTGTCACACTGTTGCAGTATGGATTGTATATATTAAGGGTGTTTAGATTTTCTTTTAACTTGCTTGGAATGAGGAAAGCAAATGACTTCAGCTCTACAAAGGCTAAAACAACATTCATCTATCGTAGCCGACACTGGCGATATTGAAGCGATCAAAAAGCATCAACCAGAAGATGCAACCACAAACCCATCGCTTTTATTAAAAGCGAGTGAGATTGAAGCTTATAAGCCTTACCTAGATAAAGCTTGGAGCTACGCAAAAGAAACCGAGCAAGATGCTGCTAAACAACTTGAACTTGCATGTGATTACTTTGCAGTATTGCTTGGTAAAGAAATTAGTGAAATTGTACCGGGTTACATTTCTACAGAAGTAGATGCTCGCCTTTCGTTTAATACCCAAGCTACAATTGATAAAGCCCATACGCTACTTAGCCTTTACGAAAAAGAAGGCGTAAGCAAAGACAAGATTTTAATTAAAGTTGCGTCTACGTGGGAAGGCATTAAAGCCGCTGAGCAGCTAGAAAAAGAAGGGACTAAGTGTAACCTTACTTTATTATTTAGCGATGCCCAAGCACGCGCTTGTGCCGATGCAAACGTATTTTTAATCTCACCATTTGTTGGCCGTATTTTAGATTGGCACGTGGCTAACGGCATGGAAAAACCAACTGATCCGCTACAAGATCCTGGTGTTCAGTCGGTTCGTAGCATTTTTGAATTTTACAAACGTCATGATTATAAAACGGTTGTTATGGGCGCAAGCTTTCGTAACACGGGCGAAATTATTGCCCTTACAGGTTGTGACAAGCTAACTATTAGCCCTAACCTTTTAGAAGACTTAGGTAATTTAGAAGGCGCACAGGAATACCTACTAGAAACAGATATTCCTAAAGAGCCAAAACCTGAGCCGCTTACAGAGGCTCAGTTCCGTTGGTTACATAACCAAGATGCAATGGCGACTGAAAAGCTAGCAGAAGGTATTCGCTCTTTTGCTGATGCACAAGAACAACTAGAAGCACGTTTTAAAGCAATGTAATTGGTTTAAACGTACTTTAAAAAACGTCGCAATTGCGGCGTTTTTTTATGTCTAAAAAACACTAACAATTTGCATAAAGCTTCATCAATCAATCACACTTTCGTAACATTAATGTCACTTTTTTATTCTATTTTAGCTAGGCCTGTGGTATAGGTATTCTTGAGGTCAATAAAATCAATAGGAGAAGTACATGGATAGCCTAAACGATATATTAGAGATATTAGAAGGTCCTAATACAACACGGAAAACCTCTCAAAAAAATAAAAAAAGAAAGTGGCGGGAAATAGAAGCAATAAAAGACAAACACCGCTTACGTAAAGAACTAGAAGAATACGATTACTTAACAGACAGTATTGCGATTGACGAGCTAGACTTTTAATCCTTTACAACCAACTAAACAAAAAGGCTTTCACTATATGAAAGCCTTTTTTAATGCGTTGCTTTTAGTTAGTTAAACCTGCCAATTAATGGGTTTATTACCTAGTGATTGTAATAAGTCATTAGTTTTTGAAAAGTGCTGACAGCCAAAAAAACCTCGATGTGCAGAAAGCGGCGAAGGATGCGGCCCTTTTAAAATATGATGACGTGCACTGTTTATACTTTTACCTTTTTTTTGCGCATGTGCGCCCCATAAAATAAATACTACACCTTCGCAGTGCTCATTAATGTGCGCAATTACGTTATCGGTAAATTGCTCCCATCCTAAATGCTTATGAGAATGCGCTTGCCCTTGCTCAACAGTAAGTACCGTATTAAGCAAAAATACGCCTTGTTCTGCCCAGCTTTGCAGGTAACCGTGTGCTGGAATAGTAAAGCCAGTAATATCGGTGGCTAACTCTTTATACATATTTTTAAGCGACGGTGGCAGTTTTTTAACCTCAGGCAATACCGAAAAACACAAACCATGTGCCTGTCCTTCGCCGTGGTAAGGGTCTTGCCCCAAAATAACCACTCGAATGTTGTTAAGTTCTGTTGCATCAAAAGCACTAAATACTTGCTGCTCTGGCGGATAAACTGCAACGCCTTCTTCTCTGCGCTTAGTGACATAATCTAAGGTTTGCAACATATAGGGCTGCTGTAATTCGCTTTGTAAAAAGCCTGACCAATCGCTCATTGTGTGCTCTTAATTTGTTTGCGTGATACATCTATTTTATCACACATATCAGCAAGCCCATCGAGCATACGCGGCGAAAAACGATGCAATAAATCGGCATTTACACTAATAAAATGATTATTTTTAACCGCAGGTACTTCTGGCCATTTTTGCCAATCGACGACCGGTTGTGGTGTTTTTGATTTTTCATCAGGGGTAATAATAATTTGCGGCTTAGTCACAACAACATTTTCGATACTAATCTGCGGGTAGTCGGTATCGCTTTGTGCAAACACATTCCTTACATGACATGTTTCAATAAGCTGGTTTATCCATGTGTTTTTACTTACCGTCATCATTGGCTCTGGCCATAGTTGATAAAAACCAGTTAATATTTTTTTGCTTTGCTGCTGTTTTTTAATTTTTTTTAGCTTAGTAATAAATGCGTTTGCTACTTGCTCGCTTTGCTCAATACGCCCAGTAAATTTACCAAAAGTAATCAGCTCGTTTGCAACTTCTTCTATTTTTTTGGGATCACTTAAATGTACTTTTATACCAAGGCGTTTAATTTGTTCTAAATCTTCACTTTGATTACCACTTTTCCAACCAATTACTAAATCAGGTTTTAGCGCTAATAATTTTTCAAGGGAAATACCATAGTAACCACCAATGCGCTCAATACTTTTAGCCTCAGCTGGATAATCGGCGTAATCAACAGTACCGACAATATTACTCCCCGCGCCTATAGCAAATAGGTTTTCTACTATATGCGGCGCAAGTGCCACTACACGTATCTTATTAGGATTTGTTACTTCATTTGCAGCTGCATTGCCTAATAAACTGCATAGCCCAAGTCCAACTAAAAGCGCTTTGTACATTAGTAATCAAACCCTTCTAGTGCTTTTATTCCTGAGTCGAACGCATGTTTTACATTACGTACTTCACTTACTGTGTCTGCAAGATCGGTTAAAGTGCGATGCGCTGCACGACCGGTAATAATAACCGACTGCATAGGTGGGCGGTTATTAAGCGCACTGACCACTTCATTTAGGTCAATGTAGCCGTAAGTCACCATGTACGTAAGTTCATCAAGTAATACTAAATCAATACTGCTATCTGCAAGCATACGTTTAGATTCTTGCCATGTTGCTTGCGCAGCAGCAGTGTCGGCCTCTTTGTTTTGCGTATCCCATGTAAACCCTGTATTCATTACTGCAAATTCAACGCCTGCACCTTGCAATAAATTACGCTCGCCACATTCCCACGTACCTTTAATAAACTGACATACAGCGGCTTTTTTACCATGACCAACACAGCGCGCAACCACACCAAAGCCAGAGGTTGATTTACCTTTACCATTTCCTGTAATTACTTGGAATATACCTTTTACGTCTTGCGCGGCAGCAACACGCGCATCTACCTGCTCTTTTACTTTTTGCTGGCGTTGCTGATGCTTATCGTTGCTTTTATCTGTCATTATTGTGCCCTTCATAAATCGATATAATTTGTTGTATGTTTAAGTGTGCCTCGCACATAGTTGCTAAGCGTTCTAATTGCTGTTCGCGGTGCTGGGCAATACTAATTGGCTTTATTGCGGCCTCTGGTTTTACCCAGTTTAAAATTTGCGATGTGGCGCTGGCCTCATCAAATAAACCATGTAAATAAGTGCCTGCTATAGCATTATCATCACTAATAAAGCCATCGTTTACAAACCCATTAGGATGCTCAGTAAAAGTTAAAAATGGCTTATTAAGCGCTGCCCCTATACTAATACCTGCATGTGTTTCGTAGCCACTACACGGTGTTTGTAAATCATTTAACTGCAGTGTTGCTGATAATTTAGAGAGTACTTTTTGCGTACTCAATGTGGTTTCAAAATCGCACAGGGCAAGCCCCGTTATTTGCTTTAACGACGACTCCACTCCATCTGGATCGTTGATTGTATTGCCCAGCATTTGCATCCCTCCACAAATGCCAAGTACTTTGCCACCATAGCGTAAGTGTTGCTTTATTTGTGTATCCCAACCTTCGCTTTTTAAAAAGGCTAAATCCCCGAGCACATTTTTACTACCCGGTACAATGATCAGATCAACTGCTGGGATCGTTTGCGTGTGGCGTACATACGTTATATTAATATTGGGATGCAAACGCAGTGCATCAAAGTCGGTATGGTTACTAATATGAGGCAATAAAAGTACTGCAATATTAATGGTGGCACTCGTCACTTTGTTATCTATCGCAACGGCATCTTCAGCATCAAGGGCTAAATCGTGCAAATACGGAAGTACACCAAGCACTGGCTTATTTGTGTATTGTTCAAGCCAATCAAGCCCGCTTTGCAATAAGCTTATATCGCCCCTAAAGCGATTTATAACAAACCCTTTTACGCGCGCTTGTTCTGATTCGCTTAGTAGCGCTAATGTACCCACTAAGTGTGCAAACACGCCGCCTTTGTCAATATCAGCAATGATAATGACCGGGCAATCTACCGCTTCTGCATAACCCATATTTGCTATGTCGTTTTCACGTAGATTAATTTCAGCCGGGCTACCAGCACCTTCAACCAGTAATAAATCAAAACGTTTAGCTAAACGGTTATGCGAGGTAAGTACTGCATCCATTGCCACTTTTTTATAGTCGTGATATTTACCCGCTTCCATATTACTAATAGCTTTGCCATGAATAATAACTTGTGCGCCAGTGTCGCTATTAGGCTTAAGTAATATGGGGTTAAAGTCTATCTCTGGCTCTACCTTTGCAGCTATTGCTTGAAGAGCCTGGGCACGGCCAATTTCGCCGCCATCTTTAGTTACCGCACTGTTAAGTGCCATATTTTGTGGCTTAAATGGAGCAACATTTACTTCTCGCTTTGCAAACACTCTGCAAAGCGCCGCTACTAACGTGCTTTTACCCGCATCTGATGTAGTGCCTTGAACCATTAGGGTTTTCATTGGGCTACACCTTCGATTTTCTAAAAAACAATAAACTTAAAAAAAACACACTACCTATTGCAGCGGTAATAACACCGACAGGTAGCTCTTGGTTTTTTAATAGTGAGCGTGAAAACACATCAACCCACACCATAAATGTGCCGCCAACTAAGCTAGTCACTAATAGGCCAGCTACACTACCTTGTGATATAAAAAAGCGCACAATATGCGGTACCATCAAACCTACAAAGCCTATACCACCACACATTGCCACCAGCACTGCGGTTATTAACGAACTTAAAACAAGCATTAAAATTCTAAATCGATGTACCCGCACACCCAGCGTTATAGCACTTTCATCGCCCAATAGCATTGCATTAAGCTGCCTTCTGAAGCTCAGCATAAAACCAATGCACACAACAATAACGACTAACGGCAACCAAAGCGTTGCCCATTGCGCACGTGCAAAGCTACCTAACGTCCAAAACAAAATAGCCGCAACAGCCTGAGGATCGCTCCAATAAAGTAATAAGCTAGTAAATGCGCTAAATAAAAACGACAATGCAACACCTGCCAACAACATAGACTCAACTTGAGCACTTTGCTGCCTACCGGCTATAAGTATTAATAAACTCATTGCAGCCAAACTGCCTAAAAGCGCCGCTGTAGATAACATAAAACCAGCGCTAATGCCTGTAAAAGCCATAAGTACTACCACCCCAAACGAAGCCCCCGATGATATACCGAATAAGTATGGATCGGCGAGCGGATTGCGCGTGACGGTTTGCAAAATAAGCCCTGCAATTGCTAATCCTGCGCCTGCCATAAACGCAAGTAACGTACGTGGCATTCTTAGCTCGTAAATAATACGCGTATTAAAAGAGGCTTCATTTGACAGTAAAAAACTATTTAACACATCCTCAAGTGAAGTATCTGCTGCACCAAAACTAAGTGCTGCAAATAAGCTAAATAACGCAGCTGCAATGCTTATAAATAGTGCAAGTGAGTGACGAGTATTAACTGCGCTCATATTATTCATAACCATAAAAGTAAGTGATGTGAGGAATGCTATTTCCCGCTTTAGATAACTGTGGATGGCTATTTACTTGGGCGCATACACCAAAGACTTCAGCTAGCATGTTTTCGGTTAATACCTGTGTTGGCGTACCCGAATGCGTAATTTCGCCGTTTTTAATAACGAGCAGTTCATCACACATTGCAGCAGCTAGGTTTAAATCATGAAACGATGCAAACACAGTTACACCGAGCGATTTAGCCAGCTCCATAACTTGTATTTGGTATTTAACATCTAAATGGCTGGTTGGTTCGTCCATAATTAATAACTGAGGTTGCTGCACAATAGCGCGAGCTATTAAAGCGCGCTGCTTTTCGCCGCCAGAGAGCGATTCAAAACTTTGATTACTGTGTTGATCAAGCCCTACAGTATTGATAGCTTGGATGATATTTTGTTTATCGCTGTTGGTTACTGAACTAAATAACGATTTATGAGGAGTAAGCCCAAGCGCAATAACGTCAAATACACTTAGGTTAAATTGTGAAGGTGTTTCTTGAAGTACCACAGCGACTTGCTTTGCATAATCTTCACTTTTAAGTTGCCAAATATCGTGGTTATTAAAAGTAATCTGCCCTGAGATTGGCCGGTTAAAACGATATAAACAACGTAGCAAACTCGACTTACCCGCCCCATTTGGCCCGATTAGACCCACAAACTTACCTGGCGATATTTGCACATTAATATTATTTAAAATGCTTTTATTGGCAATCCCCCACGAAACATTATTAACGTTAAGTAAAGGCGTGTTTGGCGCTGATTTAGTGTGCAACAGTGAGTCCTTGGTAGGCGTGCACTCACTAACAATACAGCTAACAATACCTAGTGCATTAATAAAAAATGAGTAAACCCGCTCGTTAAAAAAATTTTACCAATCTGCTTAGGTACAGAAGCTATTAAGCGATAAATTTAACTCGCTAAATTGTTCAAATATTTATGCTAATTAGTATTGCTCATTTGTATCTGACTTAAAGCTTTATGCTAATTACAGTTACGGGAATAGTTGAGGGTTTGCACCTCATTCCAAATGAGGGTCTATTATGGGCGGGTAAAGAATTTAAAGCAAAAAAAACCGCGCTCAAAGGAGCGCGGTTAAAAAGGGAGTGTTTTAACTAATTTAGCGAATAGTTAAAACTTGTATTCCATACCTAAGCCTACATAATCTTGGTCAACGTTGTTGTCCATGTCGAAGCTTGAGTAAAAACCAAATACTTTAATGTTTTTATTAAACTTGTGATCAACACCTACAGATACCGCAGTTTTATCATCACTATCGTCAAAGTCCATTGCTTGGTACTGTACTTTGAAGGTGTTTTTACCCATGCTGTAAGCGGCGTTTAGTAAGTAACCGTCAGCTTCTGCACTGCCATCTACTGTTTCTTGCGTTTGGTACATTGCGCCTAGTTTAAAGTTTTCAACTTTACCTTGAATTGACGCACGTACAACATCGTAGCCATTTACTTCGCTATCGGCTGCAATTGACGCATATATAGCGCTATTTTTAAGTGCTACATCGCCATAAGTAACCGCTAATGAATAACCGTTATCTGCATCTACGTCGTCTTCGGCAATAAAAGTAGCAAGTAATTTAAAACCTTCGTATGTTTTAGATGTATAAGTAATTGAATCACCTAAACGGTTTTCACCTTTAAACACGTTTTTAATATCGCCTTCAAGGTCGTTAAATAAATCTAACTTACCTTGAGATTGTTTAAGGGCTGTATCATTACGACCCACAACTACCTGACCATATGCGCCTTTTAAGCCAACATATTGGTTACGAGCAGAAATATTGTCGTCGTTGTCGCCTTTTGAGTCAGCATCAGACACGTCTACTTGAAACTCAAACTTATAAACCGCTTCTAGGCCGTCTGTTATTTTTTCAGAACCTTTAAGACCAAAGCGAGATGCGTTACTTTTAATTTCTGTGAAAGACCCTTCACCATCATCAGACGACTGCACAGTAACATTCGCTTTACCGTAAACATCAACGTCTGCAAGCGCATTAAAAGATAAACCACTTAATAAAGCGACACATAAGCTCGATTTTACAAATTTCATGTTATTTCCTCGATAATCACAAAAGACTAATTTTTAAAACAGCTGCAGTTTGGCATCACTAAATGACAAAAATATTACAAATGAAATATTTTTGTCTTTTAAAGTTAATAAAACTGCATTATTTATGAAATCAAAAGGACATGTTCACTAATCAGACAAATTAGTACCTAATAAAAGCTTTTACTAAGTCAGCTCTACTTTAGGTAATAAATTTATTAAGGTTTCGATTAATTCCTTTTGCTCATTATCTCTATGATAGGCTACAAATATGTCTCTTGAGGTATTTTCTACGTCTTTAACATGAAACAGCTCACCCTTATCAAGATGATCTTGCACAAGCACCTGAGGTATAAAGGCACTGCCACCACATTGCAGTATTAAATCAAGCGCAATACGCCCTGTACTAGTTCTAAAATAAGGGGGCGTTTTACCCGTAAACTGGCGAGCATGCCAAAGTGAAAAAGTAGTGCCCCAGTCAACATAAACATATTGGTTATCAAAAAAGTTTTCGTTTGTTGCGGTGTCAAATGCACTTACTGGAATAATTGGCAGCTCACAAATACGCTCAACCACTAACTCGTCAACCTTTGGCGGATCAAACAAAATAGCCAAATCGAGTGTGCGCTCTAAAAGTAGTCGTGTACTTTCTTGCTGCGCTTTAACTTCTGCTACAAGCGACACCCCAGGCATAGCCGACACTATATTAGTTATACCAAACTGTAAAAATGCATCCCAAATATTAGGTGTACCAGCAAGTGTTACCTGCTTATGCATATTATCAGCAAGCGCCACATCCACTTTTGCGCGCTGCATACCAGTAATTATCATTTTTGCATGGGGTAATAAACGCTCGCCAGGTGCCGTTAACTGAATATTATTTCGTTGGCGTATAAATAAATTAACCCCAAGGCCTTGCTCAAGTTGGCGAATCCTAAAACTAACCGCAGACTGCGTTATGTACAGGTTTTCGGCCGCTTTACCAAAGTGGCGAGTACGCACTACTTCTACAAATGTTTTTAATAAATCTATATCCAATTTTTTATCCTCACGATAAAAATAATTTGTTTAATAAATTACCAAACTTGCATCATACTCCAACTAATTAATAGGGTATGAGGATAAAGTTATGAGCAATAATATTTCACTACTACGCCAAGCATTTGTTAGCCAACGTCAATTTTATGATGATCAAAACTTTCCACGTGGTTTTGGCCGCAGCGGAAACTTCACCTTGTTAGAAGCCAGCATATTAGAACAGCACGGAGTTGTTTTAAAAGGCTTATACTCTAAAACTATAGCGCCACAAAATGAACATCAAGAACAATTTGTAGCGGTGGTTACGGGTTCTTTAGAGCCTACAAACCCAATTGAGCGTGCGTGGGTTAAATACTTAAAGCTAACAACCTGTAAAACTAAATTCCACACATTATTTGGTCGTTCTAAAATGTCAGGGCCAGCACCCATTAGCCAAGAGTATTATTCAGAAGCAGATAGCTTGTAAGCCACTAAGTTATTTGCTTTTTTGCGTTTTAGCAGTTACAACTTGTATTAGCAAATACTTTTGCAAAATATTAAACAAGGTAGCTACGTGACGCGAAAAATACTAATAATTGAAGATACACCTACTATAGCGCGTGTGCAAAAGCACATTGCGCTTAAAGCTGGCTACGATGTTGATATCGCCGAGTCGTTAGCTCAAGCTAAAGAACTATTAAGTTCAAACGCCTACTTTTGCGCTGTCGTAGACTTTATTTTACCTGATGCGCCAACAGGCGAAGCTGTCCCCTGTACTATAGCTG harbors:
- the yaaA gene encoding peroxide stress protein YaaA; amino-acid sequence: MITVISPAKNLDYDTPPATDKFTQPELLEHSEELMKVCRELTPAQIGSLMKISDKLSGLNAARFSEWAQPFTQSNAKQAVLAFNGDVYGGLNAATLTASNLEYAQSHLRILSGLYGLLKPLDLMQAYRLEMGAKLENPRGKNLYEFWGSIIANKLNEVTKAQDAQYLVNLASNEYFKAVDKKALNAQIITPHFKDCKNGQYKVISFYAKKARGMMARYIIENQITQLSQLKEFTVAGYYFSPEATTKDLEPVFMRDEQN
- the tal gene encoding transaldolase; amino-acid sequence: MTSALQRLKQHSSIVADTGDIEAIKKHQPEDATTNPSLLLKASEIEAYKPYLDKAWSYAKETEQDAAKQLELACDYFAVLLGKEISEIVPGYISTEVDARLSFNTQATIDKAHTLLSLYEKEGVSKDKILIKVASTWEGIKAAEQLEKEGTKCNLTLLFSDAQARACADANVFLISPFVGRILDWHVANGMEKPTDPLQDPGVQSVRSIFEFYKRHDYKTVVMGASFRNTGEIIALTGCDKLTISPNLLEDLGNLEGAQEYLLETDIPKEPKPEPLTEAQFRWLHNQDAMATEKLAEGIRSFADAQEQLEARFKAM
- a CDS encoding DUF3545 family protein, which translates into the protein MDSLNDILEILEGPNTTRKTSQKNKKRKWREIEAIKDKHRLRKELEEYDYLTDSIAIDELDF
- the ung gene encoding uracil-DNA glycosylase, which encodes MSDWSGFLQSELQQPYMLQTLDYVTKRREEGVAVYPPEQQVFSAFDATELNNIRVVILGQDPYHGEGQAHGLCFSVLPEVKKLPPSLKNMYKELATDITGFTIPAHGYLQSWAEQGVFLLNTVLTVEQGQAHSHKHLGWEQFTDNVIAHINEHCEGVVFILWGAHAQKKGKSINSARHHILKGPHPSPLSAHRGFFGCQHFSKTNDLLQSLGNKPINWQV
- a CDS encoding cobalamin-binding protein; protein product: MYKALLVGLGLCSLLGNAAANEVTNPNKIRVVALAPHIVENLFAIGAGSNIVGTVDYADYPAEAKSIERIGGYYGISLEKLLALKPDLVIGWKSGNQSEDLEQIKRLGIKVHLSDPKKIEEVANELITFGKFTGRIEQSEQVANAFITKLKKIKKQQQSKKILTGFYQLWPEPMMTVSKNTWINQLIETCHVRNVFAQSDTDYPQISIENVVVTKPQIIITPDEKSKTPQPVVDWQKWPEVPAVKNNHFISVNADLLHRFSPRMLDGLADMCDKIDVSRKQIKSTQ
- the cobO gene encoding cob(I)yrinic acid a,c-diamide adenosyltransferase, whose protein sequence is MTDKSNDKHQQRQQKVKEQVDARVAAAQDVKGIFQVITGNGKGKSTSGFGVVARCVGHGKKAAVCQFIKGTWECGERNLLQGAGVEFAVMNTGFTWDTQNKEADTAAAQATWQESKRMLADSSIDLVLLDELTYMVTYGYIDLNEVVSALNNRPPMQSVIITGRAAHRTLTDLADTVSEVRNVKHAFDSGIKALEGFDY
- a CDS encoding cobyric acid synthase; this encodes MKTLMVQGTTSDAGKSTLVAALCRVFAKREVNVAPFKPQNMALNSAVTKDGGEIGRAQALQAIAAKVEPEIDFNPILLKPNSDTGAQVIIHGKAISNMEAGKYHDYKKVAMDAVLTSHNRLAKRFDLLLVEGAGSPAEINLRENDIANMGYAEAVDCPVIIIADIDKGGVFAHLVGTLALLSESEQARVKGFVINRFRGDISLLQSGLDWLEQYTNKPVLGVLPYLHDLALDAEDAVAIDNKVTSATINIAVLLLPHISNHTDFDALRLHPNINITYVRHTQTIPAVDLIIVPGSKNVLGDLAFLKSEGWDTQIKQHLRYGGKVLGICGGMQMLGNTINDPDGVESSLKQITGLALCDFETTLSTQKVLSKLSATLQLNDLQTPCSGYETHAGISIGAALNKPFLTFTEHPNGFVNDGFISDDNAIAGTYLHGLFDEASATSQILNWVKPEAAIKPISIAQHREQQLERLATMCEAHLNIQQIISIYEGHNNDR
- a CDS encoding FecCD family ABC transporter permease is translated as MSAVNTRHSLALFISIAAALFSLFAALSFGAADTSLEDVLNSFLLSNEASFNTRIIYELRMPRTLLAFMAGAGLAIAGLILQTVTRNPLADPYLFGISSGASFGVVVLMAFTGISAGFMLSTAALLGSLAAMSLLILIAGRQQSAQVESMLLAGVALSFLFSAFTSLLLYWSDPQAVAAILFWTLGSFARAQWATLWLPLVVIVVCIGFMLSFRRQLNAMLLGDESAITLGVRVHRFRILMLVLSSLITAVLVAMCGGIGFVGLMVPHIVRFFISQGSVAGLLVTSLVGGTFMVWVDVFSRSLLKNQELPVGVITAAIGSVFFLSLLFFRKSKV
- a CDS encoding ABC transporter ATP-binding protein produces the protein MHTKSAPNTPLLNVNNVSWGIANKSILNNINVQISPGKFVGLIGPNGAGKSSLLRCLYRFNRPISGQITFNNHDIWQLKSEDYAKQVAVVLQETPSQFNLSVFDVIALGLTPHKSLFSSVTNSDKQNIIQAINTVGLDQHSNQSFESLSGGEKQRALIARAIVQQPQLLIMDEPTSHLDVKYQIQVMELAKSLGVTVFASFHDLNLAAAMCDELLVIKNGEITHSGTPTQVLTENMLAEVFGVCAQVNSHPQLSKAGNSIPHITYFYGYE
- a CDS encoding porin, whose protein sequence is MKFVKSSLCVALLSGLSFNALADVDVYGKANVTVQSSDDGEGSFTEIKSNASRFGLKGSEKITDGLEAVYKFEFQVDVSDADSKGDNDDNISARNQYVGLKGAYGQVVVGRNDTALKQSQGKLDLFNDLEGDIKNVFKGENRLGDSITYTSKTYEGFKLLATFIAEDDVDADNGYSLAVTYGDVALKNSAIYASIAADSEVNGYDVVRASIQGKVENFKLGAMYQTQETVDGSAEADGYLLNAAYSMGKNTFKVQYQAMDFDDSDDKTAVSVGVDHKFNKNIKVFGFYSSFDMDNNVDQDYVGLGMEYKF
- a CDS encoding LysR family transcriptional regulator; this translates as MDIDLLKTFVEVVRTRHFGKAAENLYITQSAVSFRIRQLEQGLGVNLFIRQRNNIQLTAPGERLLPHAKMIITGMQRAKVDVALADNMHKQVTLAGTPNIWDAFLQFGITNIVSAMPGVSLVAEVKAQQESTRLLLERTLDLAILFDPPKVDELVVERICELPIIPVSAFDTATNENFFDNQYVYVDWGTTFSLWHARQFTGKTPPYFRTSTGRIALDLILQCGGSAFIPQVLVQDHLDKGELFHVKDVENTSRDIFVAYHRDNEQKELIETLINLLPKVELT
- a CDS encoding DUF413 domain-containing protein, with protein sequence MSNNISLLRQAFVSQRQFYDDQNFPRGFGRSGNFTLLEASILEQHGVVLKGLYSKTIAPQNEHQEQFVAVVTGSLEPTNPIERAWVKYLKLTTCKTKFHTLFGRSKMSGPAPISQEYYSEADSL